A genome region from Populus alba chromosome 5, ASM523922v2, whole genome shotgun sequence includes the following:
- the LOC118061933 gene encoding probable flavin-containing monooxygenase 1: MEKKIAIIGAGISGLLACKHILEKGFSPIVFEARSGIGGVWSQTIESTKLQIPKKMYQFSDFAWPPSVTETFPDDEQVLEYIKAYAVHFNILPRIRFNCKVTCIDYVKPGNEDFPSWDLWGGTGWPFSPTGRWNVTVQDARDPTAPVEVYQLDFVILCIGKYSDLPNIPDFPLNSGPEVFNGKVLHSMDYAAMANDCAAELVTNKRVTIIGFQKSAVDIATEVADRNGVDHPCTLIFRTVHWIVPDYFISLTFKSLNRFTGFMVHKPGQGFFIWLLVILLSPLLWIFSKLVEAYLKRKQPLKKYNMVPEHGFLKQISSCMLTVLPANFYDKVEEGSLVLKKSQSFNFCKNGLVVDSEETPIATDIVIFATGYKGDEKLKNIFKSSCFQKCITESLAPFYRECIHPQIPQLAILGYADSPAFLYTTEMRSKWLAHFLAGKFKLPTIGEMEADVKKWEKCMKYYANESYKRSCISVLLQIYCNDQICKDMGFNPRRKKWLLAELFAPYCPDDYKYLCWEM, encoded by the exons ATGGAGAAGAAGATTGCCATCATCGGTGCCGGAATCAGTGGCTTACTTGCATGCAAACACATACTGGAGAAGGGTTTTAGCCCTATTGTGTTTGAAGCAAGGAGTGGCATAGGTGGAGTCTGGTCTCAAACCATAGAGTCTACAAAGCTacaaatacctaaaaaaatgtACCAGTTTTCAGATTTTGCCTGGCCACCTTCAGTTACAGAGACTTTCCCTGATGACGAACAAGTACTGGAGTACATTAAAGCCTATGCTGTTCACTTCAACATCCTTCCTAGGATCAGATTTAACTGCAAAGTGACTTGCATAGACTATGTAAAACCAGGTAATGAGGATTTCCCATCTTGGGATTTGTGGGGTGGCACTGGTTGGCCTTTTTCTCCTACTGGAAGATGGAATGTCACTGTACAGGATGCCAGGGATCCCACTGCACCAGTTGAG GTTTACCAACTGGATTTTGTGATCCTTTGCATTGGAAAGTACAGTGACCTGCCTAACATACCAGATTTTCCCTTGAACAGTGGGCCTGAAGTGTTTAACGGGAAGGTCTTACACTCTATGGATTATGCTGCAATGGCTAATGATTGTGCTGCTGAGTTGGTTACAAACAAACGGGTTACTATTATCGGCTTTCAGAAATCAGCAGTGGACATAGCAACAGAAGTTGCAGACAGAAATG GTGTGGATCACCCATGCACACTGATATTCAGAACTGTCCATTGGATAGTTCCTGACTACTTTATCTCACTCACCTTCAAAAGCTTAAATCGCTTCACGGGGTTTATGGTTCACAAGCCTGGTCAAGGATTTTTCATTTGGCTCTTAGTCATTTTGCTTTCACCTCTG CTGtggatattttcaaaattagtgGAGGCCTATCTCAAGAGGAAGCAACCATTGAAGAAATACAATATGGTCCCGGAACATGGGTTCCTCAAACAGATATCTTCATGCATGCTCACAGTGTTGCCGGCCAATTTTTATGACAAGGTCGAAGAAGGAAGCCTCGTCCTGAAGAAGTCGCAGAGTTTCAACTTTTGCAAAAATGGTTTGGTTGTAGATAGCGAGGAGACCCCTATAGCAACAGATATTGTTATATTTGCAACCGGATACAAAGGTGATGAAAAGCTCAAGAACATTTTCAAATCAAGCTGCTTTCAGAAATGCATCACTGAGTCACTAGCTCCCTTCTACAG GGAATGCATACATCCCCAGATCCCACAACTGGCAATACTTGGATACGCGGATAGTCCTGCATTCTTGTATACAACAGAAATGAGAAGCAAGTGGCTAGCCCATTTTCTTGCTGGAAAATTTAAGTTGCCAACCATAGGAGAGATGGAAGCTGATGTGAAAAAATGGGAAAAATGCATGAAGTATTATGCGAATGAGAGCTACAAAAGATCATGCATTAGCGTGTTGCTGCAAATCTATTGCAATGATCAGATCTGTAAGGACATGGGGTTTAAtccaagaaggaaaaaatggcTTCTAGCTGAGCTATTTGCTCCTTATTGTCCTGATGATTACAAATACCTATGTTGGGAGATGTAG
- the LOC118061932 gene encoding butanoate--CoA ligase AAE1 isoform X4 has translation MYELHFGVPMAGAVLCTLNVRHDSSMVSVLLKHSEAKLIFVDYQCLPIAQGALEIFSERKTKLPLLVLIPECGQPAAISSPRILEYESLLKKGKLDFEVRRPRDEWDPISLNYTSGTTSSPKGVIYSHRGAYLNSLAAALLNDMSAMPVYLWCVPMFHCNGWCLTWAVAAQGGTNVCQRYVTAKDIFENIAQHKVTHMSGAPTVLNMIINAPASEKRPLPGKVAVMTGGAPPPSHVLFKMEELGFHVTHSYGLTETYGPGTVRTWKPEWASLTPEGQAKIKSRQGVQHIGLEGLDIKDPVTMKSVPADAKTMGEVMFRGNTVMNGYLKNLEATKDAFSGGWFRSGDLGVKHPDGYIELKDRSKDIIISGGENISSIEVESVLFSHPAVLEAAIVGRPDDYWGETPCAFVKLKEGCNANAEELIKFCRDHLPHYMTPRTVVFQELPKTSTGKVQKYVLKEKAKAMGSISKGKTTSKIPDVQAQQEHERKTFLSEHDASSVVFGLVDQSSDKSLLGTVKSLKPTIVLRCHCWDHQKERSNVDMEGWLWLIR, from the exons ATGTATGAGCTACATTTCGGTGTTCCGATGGCTGGGGCAGTTTTGTGTACACTTAATGTGCGCCATGATTCTTCAATGGTGTCTGTCTTGCTGAAACACTCAGAGGCTAAACTTATTTTTGTAGACTACCAATGTCTCCCAATTGCTCAAGGAGCACTCGAGATTTTCTCAGAGAGAAAAACCAAGCTGCCACTTCTTGTCTTAATCCCAGAGTGTGGTCAGCCGGCTGCCATTTCCTCCCCTAGAATCTTGGAATATGAGAGTCTTTTGAAAAAGGGAAAATTGGACTTTGAAGTTAGACGGCCACGAGATGAATGGGATCCCATTTCGCTTAATTATACTTCAGGCACTACATCAAGTCCAAAAGGTGTTATTTATAGCCATAGAGGAGCTTATCTTAATTCTCTTGCTGCTGCTCTTCTAAATGACATGAGTGCGATGCCTGTATATCTATGGTGCGTCCCCATGTTTCATTGCAATGGTTGGTGTCTTACTTGGGCTGTGGCTGCACAGGGTGGTACGAATGTTTGCCAGAGATATGTTACCGCAAAAgacatatttgaaaatattgcCCAGCACAAGGTTACTCACATGAGCGGTGCACCAACAGTTCTGAACATGATAATAAATGCACCAGCTAGTGAAAAAAGACCTCTTCCAGGAAAAGTGGCGGTCATGACAGGAGGTGCACCCCCACCATCTCATGTGCTATTCAAGATGGAAGAATTAGGATTTCATGTGACTCACTCATATGGTTTGACAGAAACCTATGGTCCTGGCACAGTTCGCACATGGAAACCAGAATGGGCTTCCCTAACTCCAGAAGGTCAAGCAAAGATCAAGTCTCGTCAAGGGGTGCAACATATTGGGTTGGAGGGACTTGATATAAAAGATCCTGTAACCATGAAGAGTGTGCCAGCAGATGCAAAAACCATGGGTGAGGTTATGTTTAGAGGTAATACTGTGATGAATGGATATTTGAAAAATTTGGAAGCAACAAAAGATGCATTCAGTGGTGGATGGTTTAGGAGTGGAGATTTAGGGGTGAAACATCCTGATGGTTATATAGAGCTAAAGGATCGATCAAAGGACATTATAATCTCTGGGGGCGAAAACATCAGCTCAATTGAGGTGGAGTCTGTACTTTTTAGTCATCCTGCAGTTCTGGAAGCAGCTATAGTAGGAAGACCTGATGATTACTGGGGAGAAACACCTTGTGCATTTGTGAAGTTGAAGGAAGGATGCAATGCCAACGCAGAAGAACTTATCAAATTTTGTAGAGATCACTTGCCCCACTACATGACACCTCGAACTGTTGTGTTTCAGGAATTGCCAAAGACTTCAACCGGGAAGGTACAAAAATATGTCCTGAAGGAGAAGGCAAAGGCCATGGGAAGCATTTCAAAGGGAAAGACTACTAGCAAAAT ACCAGATGTGCAAGCACAGCAAGAACATGAAAGGAAAACTTTCCTCTCTGAGCATGATGCCTCGAGTGTAGTGTTTGGGCTTGTTGACCAATCCAGTGATAAGAGCTTGCTTGGAACAGTTAAATCGCTGAAGCCCACGATAGTACTGAGGTGCCATTGCTGGGACcatcaaaaagaaagaagcaacgTGGACATGGAAGGCTGGCTTTGGTTGATAAGATGA
- the LOC118061932 gene encoding butanoate--CoA ligase AAE1 isoform X1 produces MEGMVKCSANYVPLTPISFLERSAIVYRDRISVAYGDIKYTWKETHERCVRLASVLAHLGISPGDVVAALAPNIPAMYELHFGVPMAGAVLCTLNVRHDSSMVSVLLKHSEAKLIFVDYQCLPIAQGALEIFSERKTKLPLLVLIPECGQPAAISSPRILEYESLLKKGKLDFEVRRPRDEWDPISLNYTSGTTSSPKGVIYSHRGAYLNSLAAALLNDMSAMPVYLWCVPMFHCNGWCLTWAVAAQGGTNVCQRYVTAKDIFENIAQHKVTHMSGAPTVLNMIINAPASEKRPLPGKVAVMTGGAPPPSHVLFKMEELGFHVTHSYGLTETYGPGTVRTWKPEWASLTPEGQAKIKSRQGVQHIGLEGLDIKDPVTMKSVPADAKTMGEVMFRGNTVMNGYLKNLEATKDAFSGGWFRSGDLGVKHPDGYIELKDRSKDIIISGGENISSIEVESVLFSHPAVLEAAIVGRPDDYWGETPCAFVKLKEGCNANAEELIKFCRDHLPHYMTPRTVVFQELPKTSTGKVQKYVLKEKAKAMGSISKGKTTSKIPDVQAQQEHERKTFLSEHDASSVVFGLVDQSSDKSLLGTVKSLKPTIVLRCHCWDHQKERSNVDMEGWLWLIR; encoded by the exons ATGGAGGGCATGGTCAAGTGCTCAGCTAACTACGTCCCTTTGACTCCAATCAGCTTTCTTGAACGCTCAGCCATTGTTTACAGAGACAGAATCTCTGTTGCCTATGGTGACATCAAGTACACGTGGAAGGAGACTCATGAGAGGTGCGTCAGACTCGCTTCTGTTCTTGCCCATCTCGGAATTTCCCCTGGTGATGTG GTTGCTGCATTGGCCCCAAATATTCCAGCAATGTATGAGCTACATTTCGGTGTTCCGATGGCTGGGGCAGTTTTGTGTACACTTAATGTGCGCCATGATTCTTCAATGGTGTCTGTCTTGCTGAAACACTCAGAGGCTAAACTTATTTTTGTAGACTACCAATGTCTCCCAATTGCTCAAGGAGCACTCGAGATTTTCTCAGAGAGAAAAACCAAGCTGCCACTTCTTGTCTTAATCCCAGAGTGTGGTCAGCCGGCTGCCATTTCCTCCCCTAGAATCTTGGAATATGAGAGTCTTTTGAAAAAGGGAAAATTGGACTTTGAAGTTAGACGGCCACGAGATGAATGGGATCCCATTTCGCTTAATTATACTTCAGGCACTACATCAAGTCCAAAAGGTGTTATTTATAGCCATAGAGGAGCTTATCTTAATTCTCTTGCTGCTGCTCTTCTAAATGACATGAGTGCGATGCCTGTATATCTATGGTGCGTCCCCATGTTTCATTGCAATGGTTGGTGTCTTACTTGGGCTGTGGCTGCACAGGGTGGTACGAATGTTTGCCAGAGATATGTTACCGCAAAAgacatatttgaaaatattgcCCAGCACAAGGTTACTCACATGAGCGGTGCACCAACAGTTCTGAACATGATAATAAATGCACCAGCTAGTGAAAAAAGACCTCTTCCAGGAAAAGTGGCGGTCATGACAGGAGGTGCACCCCCACCATCTCATGTGCTATTCAAGATGGAAGAATTAGGATTTCATGTGACTCACTCATATGGTTTGACAGAAACCTATGGTCCTGGCACAGTTCGCACATGGAAACCAGAATGGGCTTCCCTAACTCCAGAAGGTCAAGCAAAGATCAAGTCTCGTCAAGGGGTGCAACATATTGGGTTGGAGGGACTTGATATAAAAGATCCTGTAACCATGAAGAGTGTGCCAGCAGATGCAAAAACCATGGGTGAGGTTATGTTTAGAGGTAATACTGTGATGAATGGATATTTGAAAAATTTGGAAGCAACAAAAGATGCATTCAGTGGTGGATGGTTTAGGAGTGGAGATTTAGGGGTGAAACATCCTGATGGTTATATAGAGCTAAAGGATCGATCAAAGGACATTATAATCTCTGGGGGCGAAAACATCAGCTCAATTGAGGTGGAGTCTGTACTTTTTAGTCATCCTGCAGTTCTGGAAGCAGCTATAGTAGGAAGACCTGATGATTACTGGGGAGAAACACCTTGTGCATTTGTGAAGTTGAAGGAAGGATGCAATGCCAACGCAGAAGAACTTATCAAATTTTGTAGAGATCACTTGCCCCACTACATGACACCTCGAACTGTTGTGTTTCAGGAATTGCCAAAGACTTCAACCGGGAAGGTACAAAAATATGTCCTGAAGGAGAAGGCAAAGGCCATGGGAAGCATTTCAAAGGGAAAGACTACTAGCAAAAT ACCAGATGTGCAAGCACAGCAAGAACATGAAAGGAAAACTTTCCTCTCTGAGCATGATGCCTCGAGTGTAGTGTTTGGGCTTGTTGACCAATCCAGTGATAAGAGCTTGCTTGGAACAGTTAAATCGCTGAAGCCCACGATAGTACTGAGGTGCCATTGCTGGGACcatcaaaaagaaagaagcaacgTGGACATGGAAGGCTGGCTTTGGTTGATAAGATGA
- the LOC118061932 gene encoding butanoate--CoA ligase AAE1 isoform X3: MEGMVKCSANYVPLTPISFLERSAIVYRDRISVAYGDIKYTWKETHERCVRLASVLAHLGISPGDVVAALAPNIPAMYELHFGVPMAGAVLCTLNVRHDSSMVSVLLKHSEAKLIFVDYQCLPIAQGALEIFSERKTKLPLLVLIPECGQPAAISSPRILEYESLLKKGKLDFEVRRPRDEWDPISLNYTSGTTSSPKGVIYSHRGAYLNSLAAALLNDMSAMPVYLWCVPMFHCNGWCLTWAVAAQGGTNVCQRYVTAKDIFENIAQHKVTHMSGAPTVLNMIINAPASEKRPLPGKVAVMTGGAPPPSHVLFKMEELGFHVTHSYGLTETYGPGTVRTWKPEWASLTPEGQAKIKSRQGVQHIGLEGLDIKDPVTMKSVPADAKTMGEVMFRGNTVMNGYLKNLEATKDAFSGGWFRSGDLGVKHPDGYIELKDRSKDIIISGGENISSIEVESVLFSHPAVLEAAIVGRPDDYWGETPCAFVKLKEGCNANAEELIKFCRDHLPHYMTPRTVVFQELPKTSTGKVQKYVLKEKAKAMGSISKGKTTSKI; encoded by the exons ATGGAGGGCATGGTCAAGTGCTCAGCTAACTACGTCCCTTTGACTCCAATCAGCTTTCTTGAACGCTCAGCCATTGTTTACAGAGACAGAATCTCTGTTGCCTATGGTGACATCAAGTACACGTGGAAGGAGACTCATGAGAGGTGCGTCAGACTCGCTTCTGTTCTTGCCCATCTCGGAATTTCCCCTGGTGATGTG GTTGCTGCATTGGCCCCAAATATTCCAGCAATGTATGAGCTACATTTCGGTGTTCCGATGGCTGGGGCAGTTTTGTGTACACTTAATGTGCGCCATGATTCTTCAATGGTGTCTGTCTTGCTGAAACACTCAGAGGCTAAACTTATTTTTGTAGACTACCAATGTCTCCCAATTGCTCAAGGAGCACTCGAGATTTTCTCAGAGAGAAAAACCAAGCTGCCACTTCTTGTCTTAATCCCAGAGTGTGGTCAGCCGGCTGCCATTTCCTCCCCTAGAATCTTGGAATATGAGAGTCTTTTGAAAAAGGGAAAATTGGACTTTGAAGTTAGACGGCCACGAGATGAATGGGATCCCATTTCGCTTAATTATACTTCAGGCACTACATCAAGTCCAAAAGGTGTTATTTATAGCCATAGAGGAGCTTATCTTAATTCTCTTGCTGCTGCTCTTCTAAATGACATGAGTGCGATGCCTGTATATCTATGGTGCGTCCCCATGTTTCATTGCAATGGTTGGTGTCTTACTTGGGCTGTGGCTGCACAGGGTGGTACGAATGTTTGCCAGAGATATGTTACCGCAAAAgacatatttgaaaatattgcCCAGCACAAGGTTACTCACATGAGCGGTGCACCAACAGTTCTGAACATGATAATAAATGCACCAGCTAGTGAAAAAAGACCTCTTCCAGGAAAAGTGGCGGTCATGACAGGAGGTGCACCCCCACCATCTCATGTGCTATTCAAGATGGAAGAATTAGGATTTCATGTGACTCACTCATATGGTTTGACAGAAACCTATGGTCCTGGCACAGTTCGCACATGGAAACCAGAATGGGCTTCCCTAACTCCAGAAGGTCAAGCAAAGATCAAGTCTCGTCAAGGGGTGCAACATATTGGGTTGGAGGGACTTGATATAAAAGATCCTGTAACCATGAAGAGTGTGCCAGCAGATGCAAAAACCATGGGTGAGGTTATGTTTAGAGGTAATACTGTGATGAATGGATATTTGAAAAATTTGGAAGCAACAAAAGATGCATTCAGTGGTGGATGGTTTAGGAGTGGAGATTTAGGGGTGAAACATCCTGATGGTTATATAGAGCTAAAGGATCGATCAAAGGACATTATAATCTCTGGGGGCGAAAACATCAGCTCAATTGAGGTGGAGTCTGTACTTTTTAGTCATCCTGCAGTTCTGGAAGCAGCTATAGTAGGAAGACCTGATGATTACTGGGGAGAAACACCTTGTGCATTTGTGAAGTTGAAGGAAGGATGCAATGCCAACGCAGAAGAACTTATCAAATTTTGTAGAGATCACTTGCCCCACTACATGACACCTCGAACTGTTGTGTTTCAGGAATTGCCAAAGACTTCAACCGGGAAGGTACAAAAATATGTCCTGAAGGAGAAGGCAAAGGCCATGGGAAGCATTTCAAAGGGAAAGACTACTAGCAAAAT TTAA
- the LOC118061932 gene encoding butanoate--CoA ligase AAE1 isoform X2 — MEGMVKCSANYVPLTPISFLERSAIVYRDRISVAYGDIKYTWKETHERCVRLASVLAHLGISPGDVVAALAPNIPAMYELHFGVPMAGAVLCTLNVRHDSSMVSVLLKHSEAKLIFVDYQCLPIAQGALEIFSERKTKLPLLVLIPECGQPAAISSPRILEYESLLKKGKLDFEVRRPRDEWDPISLNYTSGTTSSPKGVIYSHRGAYLNSLAAALLNDMSAMPVYLWCVPMFHCNGWCLTWAVAAQGGTNVCQRYVTAKDIFENIAQHKVTHMSGAPTVLNMIINAPASEKRPLPGKVAVMTGGAPPPSHVLFKMEELGFHVTHSYGLTETYGPGTVRTWKPEWASLTPEGQAKIKSRQGVQHIGLEGLDIKDPVTMKSVPADAKTMGEVMFRGNTVMNGYLKNLEATKDAFSGGWFRSGDLGVKHPDGYIELKDRSKDIIISGGENISSIEVESVLFSHPAVLEAAIVGRPDDYWGETPCAFVKLKEGCNANAEELIKFCRDHLPHYMTPRTVVFQELPKTSTGKVQKYVLKEKAKAMGSISKGKTTSKM, encoded by the exons ATGGAGGGCATGGTCAAGTGCTCAGCTAACTACGTCCCTTTGACTCCAATCAGCTTTCTTGAACGCTCAGCCATTGTTTACAGAGACAGAATCTCTGTTGCCTATGGTGACATCAAGTACACGTGGAAGGAGACTCATGAGAGGTGCGTCAGACTCGCTTCTGTTCTTGCCCATCTCGGAATTTCCCCTGGTGATGTG GTTGCTGCATTGGCCCCAAATATTCCAGCAATGTATGAGCTACATTTCGGTGTTCCGATGGCTGGGGCAGTTTTGTGTACACTTAATGTGCGCCATGATTCTTCAATGGTGTCTGTCTTGCTGAAACACTCAGAGGCTAAACTTATTTTTGTAGACTACCAATGTCTCCCAATTGCTCAAGGAGCACTCGAGATTTTCTCAGAGAGAAAAACCAAGCTGCCACTTCTTGTCTTAATCCCAGAGTGTGGTCAGCCGGCTGCCATTTCCTCCCCTAGAATCTTGGAATATGAGAGTCTTTTGAAAAAGGGAAAATTGGACTTTGAAGTTAGACGGCCACGAGATGAATGGGATCCCATTTCGCTTAATTATACTTCAGGCACTACATCAAGTCCAAAAGGTGTTATTTATAGCCATAGAGGAGCTTATCTTAATTCTCTTGCTGCTGCTCTTCTAAATGACATGAGTGCGATGCCTGTATATCTATGGTGCGTCCCCATGTTTCATTGCAATGGTTGGTGTCTTACTTGGGCTGTGGCTGCACAGGGTGGTACGAATGTTTGCCAGAGATATGTTACCGCAAAAgacatatttgaaaatattgcCCAGCACAAGGTTACTCACATGAGCGGTGCACCAACAGTTCTGAACATGATAATAAATGCACCAGCTAGTGAAAAAAGACCTCTTCCAGGAAAAGTGGCGGTCATGACAGGAGGTGCACCCCCACCATCTCATGTGCTATTCAAGATGGAAGAATTAGGATTTCATGTGACTCACTCATATGGTTTGACAGAAACCTATGGTCCTGGCACAGTTCGCACATGGAAACCAGAATGGGCTTCCCTAACTCCAGAAGGTCAAGCAAAGATCAAGTCTCGTCAAGGGGTGCAACATATTGGGTTGGAGGGACTTGATATAAAAGATCCTGTAACCATGAAGAGTGTGCCAGCAGATGCAAAAACCATGGGTGAGGTTATGTTTAGAGGTAATACTGTGATGAATGGATATTTGAAAAATTTGGAAGCAACAAAAGATGCATTCAGTGGTGGATGGTTTAGGAGTGGAGATTTAGGGGTGAAACATCCTGATGGTTATATAGAGCTAAAGGATCGATCAAAGGACATTATAATCTCTGGGGGCGAAAACATCAGCTCAATTGAGGTGGAGTCTGTACTTTTTAGTCATCCTGCAGTTCTGGAAGCAGCTATAGTAGGAAGACCTGATGATTACTGGGGAGAAACACCTTGTGCATTTGTGAAGTTGAAGGAAGGATGCAATGCCAACGCAGAAGAACTTATCAAATTTTGTAGAGATCACTTGCCCCACTACATGACACCTCGAACTGTTGTGTTTCAGGAATTGCCAAAGACTTCAACCGGGAAGGTACAAAAATATGTCCTGAAGGAGAAGGCAAAGGCCATGGGAAGCATTTCAAAGGGAAAGACTACTAGCAAAATGTAA
- the LOC118061931 gene encoding uncharacterized protein gives MSRMRTDRKPPLAKSPIRIRPRRVLRSESTALQTPPGSLTKSQKPNRKLDTEDSDLRPEYHSISCELRALAKMVRDEVGNGESTNGGVGKSLSANSSPLFERGRFYEEYSARRNDRLKRKKGDTGDDVKTPYNLGVTVESSKRRYTRKLESARKSVSDACLVERNETPRYLLRSMNKENKKPPLPVYSFEKSVLAGERKVAARKVRKI, from the exons ATGTCAAGGATGAGAACCGATCGCAAGCCTCCACTTGCTAAATCCCCCATCAGGATCCGTCCTCGCCGTGTTCTTCGATCCGAATCCACCGCTTTGCAAACTCCTCCTG GTTCTTTGACTAAGTCCCagaaaccaaaccgaaaattGGACACGGAAGATTCTGACCTCCGCCCCGAATACCATTCAATATCCTGCGAATTGCGTGCTCTAGCGAAGATGGTTCGCGATGAAGTTGGAAATGGGGAGTCAACTAATGGTGGGGTCGGTAAAAGTTTGAGTGCAAATTCTAGTCCTTTGTTTGAGAGGGGGAGGTTTTATGAGGAGTATTCTGCTAGGAGAAATGACAGgctgaagagaaagaaaggagaCACAGGTGATGATGTGAAGACTCCTTATAATCTTGGAGTTACTGTTGAGTCGTCGAAAAGGAGGTACACAAGGAAGCTTGAGAGCGCAAGGAAATCTGTATCTGATGCTTGCCTTGTGGAGAGAAATGAGACTCCAAGGTACCTGTTGAGGAGCATGAATAAGGAGAACAAGAAACCTCCTTTGCCTGTTTACAGCTTTGAGAAATCTGTGCTTGCAGGTGAAAGGAAAGTTGCTGCTCGCAAGGTTAGGAAAATCTGA
- the LOC118062258 gene encoding dolichol-phosphate mannosyltransferase subunit 1, with amino-acid sequence MRKLTSRGANVLAQTLLWPGVSDLTGSFRLYKKSVLEDIISSVVSKGYVFQMEMIVRASRKGYQIEEVPITFVDRVFGSSKLGGSEIVEYLKGLAYLLVTT; translated from the exons ATGCGCAAGCTAACTAGTAGGGGAGCTAATGTTCTTGCTCAAACACTTCTGTGGCCTGGTGTATCTGATTTGACAGGATCTTTCAG GCTTTATAAGAAATCAGTGCTTGAAGATATCATCAGTTCTGTGGTTAGCAAGGGATATGTCTTTCAAATGGAGATGATTGTTCGGGCGTCCAGAAAAGGCTACCAAATTGAAGAG GTTCCGATTACCTTCGTTGATAGAGTATTTGGGAGTTCAAAGCTAGGAGGTTCTgaaattgttgaatatttgaaagGCCTTGCATATCTTCTGGTTACAACATGA